The Thermoleophilum album genome contains a region encoding:
- a CDS encoding class I SAM-dependent methyltransferase: protein MPSEVRQPPNQEPRSGAERYVQRDQPPGVPPLELTGERTLPDVPEENYWFRRHLVVYEWVAERCAGLDVVDMACGEGYGCEVLARRAATVVGVDANPEAFEHARLKYTRPGVRFVRELVENYAEPCDAIVFLQTIEHVPDPEGVLRHFRSILRPGGVVFVSTPNVLTLAPPGADRSDNPFHLREYRPEEFEELCASVFDHVELFGVYHARKLRLHELALRLGWDAVHPRLRLTRAFYERFVPAITARDFKIASGPLERALDLVAVLW from the coding sequence TTGCCGAGCGAAGTTCGACAGCCACCGAACCAAGAGCCGCGCAGCGGCGCGGAGCGCTACGTGCAGCGCGACCAGCCGCCCGGCGTGCCGCCGCTCGAGCTGACCGGGGAGCGCACGCTACCCGACGTGCCTGAGGAGAACTACTGGTTCCGTCGCCACCTCGTTGTCTACGAGTGGGTGGCCGAACGCTGTGCCGGTCTCGACGTCGTCGATATGGCCTGCGGCGAGGGTTACGGCTGCGAGGTGCTGGCGCGGCGGGCAGCGACGGTCGTCGGCGTCGACGCCAACCCGGAGGCGTTCGAGCACGCGCGCCTCAAGTACACGCGTCCGGGAGTCCGCTTCGTGCGCGAACTGGTCGAGAACTACGCGGAGCCGTGCGACGCGATCGTCTTCTTGCAGACGATCGAACACGTGCCCGACCCAGAGGGTGTGCTGCGGCACTTCCGGTCGATTCTTCGGCCCGGCGGTGTGGTCTTCGTCTCCACCCCGAACGTATTGACGCTGGCCCCACCCGGCGCCGATCGCTCGGACAATCCCTTCCACTTGCGCGAGTATCGCCCCGAGGAGTTTGAGGAGCTGTGCGCGAGCGTCTTCGACCACGTCGAGCTGTTCGGCGTCTACCACGCTCGCAAGCTGCGTCTCCACGAGCTGGCGCTGCGACTCGGATGGGACGCCGTGCATCCGCGGCTGCGTCTCACCCGAGCCTTCTACGAGCGCTTCGTGCCGGCAATCACGGCCCGCGACTTCAAGATCGCTAGCGGCCCGCTCGAGCGCGCGCTCGACCTCGTGGCCGTCCTGTGGTGA